The following proteins are encoded in a genomic region of Aquifex aeolicus VF5:
- a CDS encoding bacteriohemerythrin: MLIRPNKVQKVGNLFMDTVHEEEIRLLNQLYDTLMKKDVEKADQLMDELLVDLEDHFTTEEELMREFEFFAYPMHKAEHDTMRKRFKEVYDKWKKEKNPEEVVRFLKEEFVPWLKSHVARWDSTTAQQLGD; encoded by the coding sequence ATGCTCATAAGGCCGAATAAAGTTCAAAAAGTCGGAAACCTGTTCATGGATACTGTTCACGAAGAGGAGATTAGACTCCTGAACCAACTCTACGACACTCTCATGAAGAAAGACGTGGAAAAGGCGGATCAACTCATGGACGAACTGCTCGTGGATCTGGAGGATCATTTTACCACCGAAGAGGAACTTATGAGGGAGTTTGAGTTCTTCGCTTACCCCATGCACAAGGCGGAGCATGACACTATGAGAAAACGCTTTAAGGAAGTTTACGACAAATGGAAAAAAGAAAAGAACCCCGAGGAAGTGGTGAGGTTTCTGAAGGAGGAGTTCGTCCCTTGGCTAAAGAGCCACGTGGCGAGGTGGGATTCCACAACTGCCCAGCAACTCGGAGATTAA
- the ffh gene encoding signal recognition particle protein: protein MLELLTEKFSHALEKLTNARKITEKNINQTLREIRLALLEADVDYQVAKDFIKRIREKVVGKEVPKNLSPAEFVIKTVYEELVDILGGEKADLKKGTVLFVGLQGTGKTTTIGKIANLLKKGGHKVAVSSTDLRRPAAMLQLQRLAERVGVPYYEFEEGLGAVEIARRAVKRAKEESVDYLLLDTAGRLHVDEELMKELQEIKEVTNPSEILYVADAMQGQTALETAKTFHERLGLTGVVITKMDGDARGGLALSVKEVLGVPIKFIGVGEKIEDIEPFYPDRIAQRILGLGDIQSLVEKAQEVITEDKAQVMATKVMTGEFDLEDLREMLRMIQQMGPLDKLLSMIPGVAPQLKHLKVDEKQFKKIEAIINSMTPEERRNPKIINMSRKKRIARGSGTTVSDVNKLLKRYEEMKKMMRKLQKAGGMPAIPKMPKMPRFPSEASSFNLFLFLST, encoded by the coding sequence ATGCTGGAACTGCTGACGGAAAAGTTCAGCCACGCGCTGGAAAAACTCACCAACGCGAGGAAGATAACCGAAAAGAACATAAACCAGACACTCAGGGAGATAAGACTAGCACTTCTGGAGGCGGACGTTGATTACCAGGTTGCCAAGGACTTCATAAAGAGGATAAGGGAAAAGGTAGTCGGGAAGGAAGTACCCAAAAACTTAAGTCCCGCTGAATTCGTTATAAAGACCGTTTACGAAGAACTTGTAGACATCCTCGGAGGAGAGAAGGCAGATTTAAAGAAAGGAACTGTCCTCTTCGTAGGACTTCAGGGTACGGGTAAAACCACAACCATAGGGAAGATAGCAAACCTCCTGAAGAAGGGAGGACACAAGGTTGCGGTTTCTTCCACGGACTTGAGGAGACCCGCCGCAATGCTCCAGCTCCAGAGACTCGCTGAAAGGGTAGGAGTGCCTTACTACGAGTTTGAGGAAGGACTTGGTGCGGTAGAAATAGCAAGAAGGGCTGTAAAAAGGGCAAAGGAAGAAAGTGTGGATTACCTGCTTCTTGACACCGCGGGAAGGCTTCACGTAGACGAGGAGTTGATGAAAGAGCTCCAGGAGATTAAGGAAGTTACAAATCCCTCGGAAATCCTGTACGTGGCTGACGCCATGCAGGGTCAAACGGCACTAGAGACCGCAAAAACCTTCCACGAAAGACTCGGACTTACGGGAGTAGTTATCACGAAGATGGACGGTGACGCGAGGGGAGGACTTGCCCTTTCGGTTAAGGAAGTTCTCGGAGTTCCCATAAAGTTCATAGGTGTAGGTGAGAAGATAGAAGACATAGAGCCCTTCTATCCCGACAGAATTGCACAGAGAATTCTGGGACTTGGTGACATACAAAGCCTCGTTGAAAAAGCTCAGGAAGTGATAACCGAGGATAAAGCTCAGGTTATGGCCACCAAAGTAATGACCGGAGAGTTTGACCTTGAAGACCTCAGGGAAATGCTCAGGATGATTCAGCAGATGGGTCCCCTTGACAAACTCCTTTCCATGATACCCGGAGTTGCACCCCAGTTAAAACACCTGAAAGTGGACGAAAAGCAGTTCAAGAAGATAGAGGCAATCATAAACTCCATGACTCCTGAGGAGAGGAGAAATCCCAAGATCATAAACATGAGTAGGAAGAAGAGGATAGCGAGAGGTAGCGGTACTACCGTATCCGACGTGAACAAGCTCCTGAAGAGGTATGAAGAAATGAAGAAGATGATGAGGAAACTTCAGAAGGCGGGAGGTATGCCTGCCATTCCAAAAATGCCGAAGATGCCGAGGTTTCCTTCGGAGGCTTCAAGTTTTAATCTCTTTCTTTTCCTTTCAACTTGA
- the acpP gene encoding acyl carrier protein, with translation MSLEERVKEIIAEQLGVEKEKITPEAKFVEDLGADSLDVVELIMAFEEEFGIEIPDEDAEKIQTVGDVINYLKEKVGG, from the coding sequence ATGAGTTTAGAAGAGAGGGTCAAGGAAATTATTGCGGAACAACTTGGAGTTGAGAAGGAAAAGATAACTCCCGAGGCAAAATTCGTTGAGGACCTCGGGGCGGATTCTCTTGACGTCGTTGAACTCATAATGGCCTTTGAAGAGGAGTTCGGTATTGAGATCCCTGACGAGGACGCGGAAAAGATACAGACTGTCGGGGATGTAATAAATTACCTTAAAGAAAAGGTAGGAGGATGA
- the fabF gene encoding beta-ketoacyl-ACP synthase II, producing the protein MKRRVVITGIGAVTPLGTGVKKFWENLVKGVSGVDYIKSFNPDEYGIPVKIAAEVKDFNPEDFMDKKEARKASRFVQFAIAAVKEALEDSGLLESEYDPYRVGVIIGTGIGGLKDIEDQTLILKEKGARRVSPFFIPYGISNMASGLVAIKWGFKGPNYCVTSACATGNHAIGDAFRLIQKGDIDIAIAGGTEAAITPLGVAGFASMKALSTRNDEPQKASRPFDRDRDGFVMGEGAGILILEEYERAKARGAKIYAELVGYGATDDAYHITSPHECGEGAYECMRLALEDAGIKPEEVDYINAHGTSTPLNDKTETMAIKQLFGEHAYKLKISSNKSMIGHLLGAAAAVEAVATIKTIETGVIPPTINLENPDPECDLDYVPNKAVEYPVRVALSNAFGFGGTNATLVFRKIEE; encoded by the coding sequence ATGAAGAGAAGAGTTGTTATCACCGGCATCGGGGCGGTTACGCCCCTTGGAACAGGCGTAAAGAAGTTCTGGGAAAACCTTGTAAAGGGTGTAAGCGGTGTTGATTACATAAAGAGCTTTAACCCCGACGAATACGGAATACCCGTAAAGATAGCGGCGGAAGTAAAGGACTTTAATCCAGAAGACTTTATGGATAAAAAAGAGGCGAGAAAAGCCTCCCGCTTTGTCCAGTTTGCAATAGCTGCGGTAAAGGAAGCCCTTGAAGACAGCGGACTCCTTGAAAGTGAGTACGACCCTTACAGAGTAGGGGTAATTATAGGGACAGGAATTGGCGGTCTCAAGGATATAGAAGATCAGACTTTAATCCTTAAAGAAAAGGGAGCGAGAAGGGTATCTCCCTTTTTCATACCCTACGGCATATCCAACATGGCTTCGGGGCTTGTGGCCATAAAGTGGGGCTTTAAAGGTCCAAATTACTGCGTGACTTCCGCCTGTGCTACGGGAAACCACGCTATAGGAGACGCCTTCAGACTCATTCAAAAGGGTGATATAGACATTGCTATAGCGGGAGGAACGGAAGCTGCGATAACCCCCCTCGGTGTTGCGGGATTTGCATCCATGAAGGCACTCTCTACGAGGAACGACGAGCCCCAGAAAGCTTCAAGACCCTTTGACAGGGACAGGGACGGCTTCGTAATGGGAGAAGGAGCAGGAATACTGATTTTGGAAGAATACGAGAGGGCAAAGGCAAGGGGTGCGAAGATATACGCTGAACTCGTGGGCTACGGTGCAACCGACGACGCTTACCACATAACTTCCCCCCACGAGTGCGGTGAGGGAGCTTACGAGTGCATGAGGTTAGCACTGGAAGACGCTGGAATTAAACCCGAAGAGGTGGATTACATAAACGCCCACGGAACATCAACACCGCTCAACGACAAAACAGAGACGATGGCGATAAAGCAGCTCTTCGGAGAACACGCATACAAACTTAAAATTTCTTCAAACAAGTCCATGATAGGGCACCTGCTCGGAGCCGCAGCGGCTGTGGAAGCTGTAGCAACGATAAAAACCATAGAAACTGGAGTGATACCTCCTACCATTAACCTGGAAAACCCCGATCCAGAGTGTGATCTGGACTACGTTCCAAACAAAGCCGTGGAATACCCCGTAAGGGTTGCACTTTCTAACGCCTTTGGTTTTGGAGGAACTAACGCAACGCTAGTGTTCAGAAAAATAGAAGAATGA
- the metE gene encoding 5-methyltetrahydropteroyltriglutamate--homocysteine S-methyltransferase codes for MVKTYAFGFPKLGEKREFKRLLENYWKGKISQEELIKGMEELNLWRANLYRENVEIIPSNELSYYDFMLDTTVMVGAIPSRFGEYRGLDTYFEMARGKNALELTKWFNTNYHYLVPELEGENFKLLINRPLEDYKFFKEKGINTVPHVIGLFTFLKLSKAPKRVEEEGLPVIILEKLDTKERLEKFTKALLPVYKELLESLKNEGVNRVHFEEPALVTDLEDYDWEILNEIYSELSKVGVDLGILTYYDSVSDYDKFVNLPVKALHFDLVSNEENLKNIKEKGFPEDKELIAGIINGRQPWRANLREKVKLLEELLKVSANLVVSNSCPLYHLPVTVEPEDELPEGLKERLSFAKEKLREIRLIKEALEGKEEALREVESSEKVMTAVFAQNPEVRRRLASLSEKDFQRELPYKERDKIQRDILKLPLFPTTTIGSFPQTEDVRKMRTAYRTGKISEEEYKNFIKQKIKYAIEVQEDIGLDVLVHGEFERSDMVEYFAIKLDGIATTKHGWVLSYGSRVYRPPIIYGDVSRPAPMTLEEITYAQSLTNKPVKGMLTGPVTILNWSYYREDVPKREIAYQIALALLDEVKDLENAGIKVIQIDEPAFREGAPLKKRDWPEYFDWAVKAFRLASRAKPETQIHTHMCYSEFNEIIEYIYQMDFDVISIEASRSKGEIIEVFEKFKGWDRQIGIGVYDIHSPAIPTKEEMKAIMLRAMKVLPKELLWVNPDCGLKTRRWEEVIPALRNMVDMAKELREEVGVKV; via the coding sequence ATGGTAAAAACCTACGCTTTTGGTTTTCCTAAGCTCGGTGAAAAAAGGGAGTTTAAAAGACTTCTTGAAAACTACTGGAAGGGCAAAATCTCCCAAGAAGAACTAATAAAGGGAATGGAAGAGCTAAACCTGTGGAGGGCAAACCTATACAGGGAAAACGTTGAAATAATTCCCTCAAACGAGCTCTCTTACTACGACTTCATGCTTGACACCACCGTAATGGTCGGAGCTATTCCCTCCCGCTTTGGCGAATACAGAGGACTTGACACATACTTTGAGATGGCAAGGGGCAAAAACGCCCTTGAGCTCACAAAGTGGTTCAACACCAACTACCACTACCTCGTTCCGGAACTTGAAGGAGAAAATTTTAAGCTTCTAATAAACAGGCCCCTTGAGGATTACAAATTCTTCAAGGAAAAGGGTATAAACACGGTTCCCCACGTGATAGGACTCTTTACATTCCTAAAACTCTCAAAAGCTCCCAAAAGAGTTGAAGAAGAAGGACTCCCCGTAATAATACTCGAAAAACTGGACACAAAAGAAAGACTGGAGAAGTTCACAAAAGCCCTTCTACCGGTTTACAAAGAACTCCTTGAAAGCCTAAAAAATGAAGGAGTAAACAGGGTTCACTTTGAAGAACCTGCTCTCGTTACGGATTTAGAGGACTACGACTGGGAAATTCTTAACGAGATATACTCCGAACTCTCAAAGGTGGGAGTGGACCTCGGAATACTCACCTACTACGACAGCGTTTCTGATTACGATAAATTCGTAAACCTCCCCGTGAAAGCCCTTCACTTTGACCTCGTTTCTAACGAAGAAAACTTAAAGAACATAAAGGAAAAGGGCTTTCCAGAAGATAAGGAACTGATAGCTGGGATAATCAACGGGAGACAGCCCTGGAGGGCTAACTTAAGAGAGAAGGTTAAACTCCTTGAGGAGCTCCTCAAAGTTTCAGCGAACTTAGTCGTTTCAAATTCATGTCCCCTTTACCACCTTCCGGTGACCGTTGAACCGGAAGACGAACTACCCGAAGGTCTAAAGGAAAGACTCTCCTTCGCAAAGGAGAAACTCAGAGAGATAAGACTGATAAAAGAAGCCCTTGAAGGAAAAGAAGAGGCATTAAGGGAAGTAGAAAGCTCCGAAAAAGTAATGACCGCTGTCTTTGCACAAAATCCGGAAGTCAGGAGGAGACTCGCAAGCCTCAGCGAAAAGGACTTCCAGAGGGAACTACCTTACAAGGAAAGGGACAAGATACAGAGGGATATACTCAAGCTCCCGCTTTTTCCCACGACCACGATAGGTTCTTTCCCACAGACGGAAGACGTAAGGAAGATGAGAACCGCTTACAGAACAGGGAAAATATCGGAAGAGGAGTACAAGAACTTCATTAAGCAAAAGATAAAGTACGCTATTGAGGTTCAGGAAGACATAGGGCTTGACGTCCTCGTTCACGGAGAGTTTGAACGTTCAGACATGGTTGAGTACTTCGCCATAAAGCTCGACGGCATAGCTACCACAAAACACGGGTGGGTTCTCTCCTACGGCTCCAGAGTTTACAGACCTCCTATAATATACGGAGACGTTTCAAGACCCGCCCCTATGACCCTTGAGGAGATAACCTACGCCCAATCGCTCACAAACAAACCCGTAAAGGGAATGCTGACCGGTCCCGTCACAATCCTAAACTGGAGCTACTACCGTGAAGACGTTCCAAAGAGAGAAATAGCCTACCAGATAGCCCTTGCGCTTCTGGATGAAGTCAAGGACCTTGAAAATGCAGGAATTAAAGTCATACAGATAGACGAACCTGCCTTCAGGGAAGGAGCACCCTTAAAGAAGAGAGATTGGCCCGAGTACTTTGATTGGGCAGTGAAAGCCTTCAGACTCGCATCCAGGGCAAAACCCGAGACCCAGATACACACCCACATGTGCTACTCGGAGTTTAACGAGATAATTGAGTACATATACCAAATGGACTTTGACGTCATATCCATAGAGGCGTCAAGGAGCAAGGGTGAAATAATAGAAGTCTTTGAAAAGTTCAAGGGATGGGACAGACAGATAGGTATAGGTGTTTACGACATTCACTCACCCGCTATTCCTACGAAGGAAGAGATGAAGGCTATAATGCTAAGAGCTATGAAGGTACTTCCTAAAGAACTCCTGTGGGTTAATCCGGACTGCGGGCTCAAAACGAGAAGGTGGGAAGAAGTGATACCCGCACTCAGGAACATGGTTGACATGGCAAAGGAACTCAGGGAAGAGGTAGGTGTAAAAGTATGA
- a CDS encoding flagellar basal body P-ring protein FlgI, with the protein MACKNIRYIVSLLILVSLTFGARIKDIATIEGNRYNYLIGYGLVVGLKGTGDGKATQFTVQSLANMLRRMGIPVDPRRITVKNVAAVMVTAKVPPYAKAGMRFDVEVSSIGDAKSLEGGTLLMTPLRGPDGKVYAIAQGQVIVGGYEARGRGAAQVKNVPTVGRIPNGAILEKDLPFSADFKEVNIYLDEPDFTTAKNVQDVINRAFGKNIAKAVDSATIRVKIPEGYSPVDFLAKVENLEVSTSSVAKVVIDGRSGIVLLGGNVSIEPVAVAVGSLVVEIKERPEVVQPPPLSPGETKVVPRTEVKVKEEKKRLVQIKGTTVSELVDALNSIGATPREIIQVLQAIKSAGALKAKLEVL; encoded by the coding sequence ATGGCTTGCAAAAATATTCGCTATATTGTTTCCCTTTTAATATTGGTTTCTCTCACCTTTGGAGCCAGAATAAAAGACATAGCGACTATAGAGGGAAACAGGTATAACTACCTCATAGGCTATGGGCTGGTTGTAGGGCTTAAGGGCACGGGGGACGGTAAAGCTACCCAGTTTACCGTTCAGAGTCTTGCGAACATGCTCAGGAGAATGGGCATTCCCGTAGATCCAAGGAGGATAACGGTCAAAAACGTAGCCGCCGTAATGGTTACCGCAAAAGTTCCTCCCTACGCAAAGGCGGGGATGAGATTTGACGTTGAGGTCTCCTCCATCGGAGACGCCAAAAGTCTTGAGGGTGGAACTCTTTTAATGACACCTTTGAGAGGGCCTGACGGAAAGGTTTACGCCATAGCCCAGGGACAGGTAATAGTGGGCGGATATGAGGCAAGAGGGAGGGGAGCCGCTCAGGTAAAGAACGTGCCTACCGTAGGGAGAATCCCAAACGGTGCGATTCTGGAAAAGGATCTTCCCTTCTCAGCAGACTTTAAGGAGGTAAACATATACCTTGACGAACCAGACTTTACCACGGCAAAAAACGTCCAGGACGTAATAAACAGGGCTTTTGGAAAGAACATAGCAAAGGCTGTAGACAGTGCCACAATCAGGGTAAAAATTCCCGAGGGTTACAGTCCCGTGGACTTTCTTGCAAAAGTAGAGAACTTAGAGGTTAGCACGTCAAGTGTAGCCAAAGTTGTAATTGACGGACGCTCTGGTATAGTGCTCCTCGGTGGGAACGTTAGTATTGAACCCGTTGCCGTAGCGGTCGGGTCATTAGTTGTGGAGATAAAGGAAAGGCCTGAAGTCGTCCAGCCCCCTCCCCTTTCTCCCGGAGAGACAAAGGTCGTTCCCAGAACCGAAGTAAAAGTAAAGGAGGAGAAAAAGAGACTCGTTCAAATAAAGGGAACTACTGTTTCCGAACTCGTTGACGCTCTGAACTCTATAGGAGCAACACCGCGAGAAATAATCCAGGTTCTCCAAGCTATAAAGTCGGCGGGAGCCCTGAAGGCTAAGCTTGAGGTTCTCTGA
- the argF gene encoding ornithine carbamoyltransferase: MKRDFVDLWDLSPKEAWEIVKKTLKVKKGEEELGKPLSGKTIALLFTKPSTRTRVSFEVGIYQLGGNSLFFQEKELQVSRGEDVRDTARTLSKYVDGVIVRNHSHTWLKEFANFASVPVINALTNMSHPCQILSDVFTLYEHYGEELKNLKVAYVGDGNNVCNTLMVGAGMFGLKLFVATPEGYEPNSYYYKKALEFSKENGGSVELTNNPVESVKDADVVYTDVWVSMGEENKNIEAFLPYQVNEKLLSFAKSSVKVMHCLPAKKGQEITEEVFEKNADFIFTQAENRLHTQKTLMEFLFREPQA, encoded by the coding sequence ATGAAAAGGGACTTTGTAGACCTGTGGGATTTAAGTCCCAAAGAGGCATGGGAGATAGTAAAAAAAACCCTGAAAGTTAAAAAGGGAGAAGAAGAACTTGGAAAACCGCTTTCCGGGAAAACGATAGCCCTTCTCTTCACAAAGCCCTCAACGAGGACAAGGGTTTCCTTTGAAGTGGGAATTTATCAGCTCGGCGGGAATTCCTTATTTTTTCAAGAGAAAGAGCTACAAGTTTCCAGGGGGGAGGACGTAAGAGATACCGCAAGAACACTGTCAAAATACGTTGACGGGGTGATAGTGAGAAATCACTCCCACACGTGGTTGAAGGAGTTTGCAAATTTCGCGAGCGTTCCGGTTATAAACGCTTTGACCAACATGTCCCATCCCTGTCAGATACTGAGTGATGTGTTCACACTTTACGAACACTACGGTGAGGAACTTAAAAACCTAAAGGTAGCCTACGTGGGGGACGGGAACAACGTGTGCAATACCTTAATGGTCGGGGCGGGGATGTTCGGACTGAAACTCTTCGTGGCAACCCCTGAAGGTTACGAGCCAAATTCCTATTACTACAAAAAAGCACTTGAGTTTTCAAAGGAAAACGGCGGGAGCGTGGAACTAACTAACAACCCGGTGGAATCGGTAAAAGATGCGGATGTCGTTTACACGGACGTTTGGGTAAGCATGGGAGAAGAAAACAAAAACATAGAAGCGTTTTTACCTTATCAGGTAAACGAAAAACTCCTCTCTTTCGCAAAGAGTTCCGTCAAAGTAATGCACTGCCTCCCTGCAAAGAAAGGGCAGGAGATTACCGAAGAGGTTTTTGAGAAGAACGCTGACTTTATATTCACGCAGGCGGAAAACAGACTGCACACACAGAAGACACTCATGGAGTTCCTATTCAGAGAACCTCAAGCTTAG
- a CDS encoding Maf family protein yields MRVILASTSPRRSQILSLLGIEFEVIPAKVEEEVIPGKPVLTARKLAKEKALSVWRENRDAVVIGADTLVFLGNEIIGKPKDEKDAVNILKKLSGKWHSVVTALCVYSPEKVFLTHDIAKVKFRELSKEEIISYVKSGEPMDKAGAYGVQGFGATIVERIHGNFYTVMGLPIVKLYKILRELNLLAGTFS; encoded by the coding sequence ATGAGGGTAATACTCGCATCCACCTCTCCCCGTCGCTCTCAAATCCTTTCACTTCTGGGTATTGAGTTTGAAGTAATTCCCGCAAAAGTAGAAGAGGAAGTTATTCCTGGAAAGCCCGTACTCACTGCGAGAAAACTCGCAAAAGAAAAAGCACTGAGCGTCTGGAGAGAAAACAGGGACGCTGTGGTGATAGGGGCGGATACTTTGGTCTTTCTGGGAAATGAAATAATCGGAAAACCTAAGGACGAAAAAGATGCGGTTAACATACTGAAAAAGCTCTCGGGAAAGTGGCATTCGGTCGTTACGGCTCTCTGCGTTTACTCACCAGAAAAGGTATTTTTAACTCACGACATAGCAAAGGTAAAGTTCAGGGAACTGAGCAAAGAGGAAATAATTTCTTACGTGAAGAGCGGAGAGCCCATGGACAAGGCCGGGGCTTACGGAGTTCAGGGCTTTGGTGCGACGATAGTGGAGAGGATTCACGGGAACTTCTATACGGTTATGGGACTTCCAATAGTTAAACTGTACAAAATCCTGAGGGAACTCAATCTCCTTGCTGGTACTTTTTCTTAA
- the truD gene encoding tRNA pseudouridine(13) synthase TruD, with product MDIRIKEKPEEFYVKEIKKLDLKEKGQYAYFLLKKKDMTTLDAVRHISHRFGIPLKNIGFAGLKDKKAVTEQYISVKDLNEEKIRKMDGYRTENLELKFLGFSDKGLELGEIEGNYFEVVVRGVTKYHRRVFPRMKELVENYGCENYFGEQRFGSVKHAEEFIVKYLLRHEYEEAMKEYLTSLGDKRLKRLLRKAWRDWDRFLSLMPKGAKPELEVVKALRRGESFKNAFMVLPKNIRLMFVFAYQSYLWNRYLYTFVVRYLKYCKTPFLKWELAFFNDMSEVIWEEIKDLEIPYLGVEYKPRNKKAEIVMKEVLQDEGITPKMLMAERIGIKLFSDGVRKAFFKPQGLKVIEERKNSLKLSFTLPPGSYATILLRKLFCSDVKS from the coding sequence ATGGATATAAGGATAAAGGAAAAACCCGAGGAATTCTACGTAAAGGAAATCAAAAAACTCGACTTAAAAGAAAAGGGACAGTACGCGTACTTTCTCCTGAAGAAGAAGGACATGACAACGCTCGATGCCGTAAGGCACATATCTCATCGCTTCGGAATACCTTTAAAAAACATTGGTTTTGCCGGACTTAAAGACAAAAAGGCTGTAACAGAGCAGTACATATCTGTAAAAGACTTAAACGAAGAAAAAATTCGTAAAATGGACGGCTACAGAACTGAGAACCTCGAGCTTAAGTTCCTCGGTTTTTCCGATAAAGGGCTTGAGCTGGGGGAAATAGAAGGGAATTACTTCGAGGTGGTGGTGAGAGGTGTAACGAAGTACCACAGAAGAGTCTTTCCTCGTATGAAGGAGCTCGTTGAAAACTATGGGTGTGAGAACTACTTCGGTGAGCAGAGGTTCGGTTCTGTAAAACACGCGGAGGAGTTTATAGTCAAGTACCTCCTGAGGCACGAGTACGAAGAAGCAATGAAGGAGTACCTCACCTCCCTCGGGGATAAAAGACTAAAGAGGCTTCTGAGAAAAGCTTGGAGGGACTGGGACAGATTCCTCAGCCTCATGCCAAAAGGTGCAAAACCGGAACTCGAGGTAGTAAAAGCCCTGAGAAGGGGAGAGAGTTTTAAAAACGCCTTCATGGTACTGCCGAAAAACATAAGGCTTATGTTCGTTTTTGCATACCAGAGTTACCTGTGGAACAGGTACCTCTACACCTTTGTGGTTAGGTACTTAAAGTACTGCAAAACACCCTTTCTCAAGTGGGAACTCGCTTTTTTCAACGATATGAGCGAAGTCATATGGGAAGAGATTAAAGATTTAGAAATACCTTATCTGGGTGTGGAGTACAAACCTCGGAACAAAAAAGCCGAGATAGTAATGAAGGAAGTCCTGCAAGACGAGGGGATAACTCCAAAAATGCTTATGGCGGAAAGGATAGGGATAAAACTCTTTTCGGACGGTGTGAGAAAAGCCTTCTTCAAACCTCAAGGTCTAAAAGTAATTGAAGAAAGAAAAAACAGTCTGAAACTCTCTTTTACGTTGCCTCCGGGCAGTTATGCGACGATTTTGCTGAGAAAACTCTTCTGCTCGGACGTAAAATCGTGA
- the fabG gene encoding 3-oxoacyl-[acyl-carrier-protein] reductase encodes MEIKLQGKVSLVTGSTRGIGRAIAEKLASAGSTVIITGTSGERAKAVAEEIANKYGVKAHGVEMNLLSEESINKAFEEIYNLVDGIDILVNNAGITRDKLFLRMSLLDWEEVLKVNLTGTFLVTQNSLRKMIKQRWGRIVNISSVVGFTGNVGQVNYSTTKAGLIGFTKSLAKELAPRNVLVNAVAPGFIETDMTAVLSEEIKQKYKEQIPLGRFGSPEEVANVVLFLCSELASYITGEVIHVNGGMF; translated from the coding sequence ATGGAAATAAAACTCCAGGGCAAGGTTTCCCTCGTAACGGGTTCCACAAGAGGAATAGGAAGGGCGATAGCGGAAAAACTCGCATCCGCGGGGAGCACCGTCATAATAACGGGTACTTCTGGAGAAAGGGCAAAGGCTGTTGCGGAGGAAATCGCAAACAAATACGGAGTGAAGGCTCACGGTGTTGAGATGAACCTTTTATCAGAAGAAAGCATTAACAAGGCCTTTGAAGAAATTTACAACCTTGTAGACGGTATAGATATACTCGTCAACAACGCGGGAATAACGAGGGACAAGCTCTTTTTAAGGATGAGTCTTCTGGACTGGGAAGAAGTTCTGAAGGTAAACTTAACGGGAACTTTTTTAGTCACACAGAACTCGCTGAGAAAGATGATAAAGCAGAGATGGGGAAGGATAGTTAATATTTCTTCCGTTGTAGGTTTTACGGGTAACGTTGGACAGGTAAATTACTCCACCACAAAAGCTGGGCTGATAGGTTTTACCAAATCCCTTGCAAAGGAACTCGCTCCGAGGAACGTTCTTGTGAACGCGGTAGCTCCGGGATTTATAGAAACGGACATGACTGCGGTTTTATCCGAGGAAATTAAGCAGAAGTATAAGGAACAAATCCCCCTCGGGCGGTTCGGAAGTCCCGAGGAGGTTGCAAACGTGGTTTTATTCCTTTGTTCTGAGCTTGCAAGTTATATAACGGGTGAAGTAATTCACGTAAACGGAGGAATGTTTTAA
- a CDS encoding flagellar basal body L-ring protein FlgH: MLYLFFALIFIISCSTKVESKKKYTYSFPKTYKEEKPTRGSLFKSPQSAYLYGSVRASEVGDVIYIRVIESINAIESVSTNVGRSTSFSNAISSFFGVHPATLKNLGAGGKSSFASKGGSKFQQSGVLTTTLAGRVVKVFPNGTMLVEAKKYIEVNGVKREFLLRGIVRPEDIDSNNTVTSDKIADMEIFFEGRGYIVRGGEPGWLAKIFAILFPF; this comes from the coding sequence ATGCTATACCTGTTTTTCGCCTTGATATTTATAATTTCCTGTTCCACAAAAGTGGAAAGTAAGAAAAAGTATACTTACTCCTTTCCCAAAACCTACAAGGAAGAAAAGCCTACAAGGGGAAGCCTTTTTAAAAGCCCGCAAAGTGCCTACCTCTACGGCTCGGTAAGGGCTTCAGAAGTTGGGGACGTAATTTACATAAGGGTGATTGAGAGTATAAACGCCATAGAGAGTGTATCCACGAACGTGGGAAGGAGCACTTCCTTTTCTAACGCTATATCTTCCTTCTTTGGAGTGCACCCCGCAACGCTCAAGAACTTGGGTGCGGGGGGAAAGTCTTCCTTTGCATCTAAAGGTGGGAGCAAGTTCCAGCAGTCTGGAGTTCTTACAACTACTCTAGCTGGGAGGGTGGTTAAGGTATTTCCGAACGGAACTATGCTCGTGGAGGCGAAAAAGTACATAGAGGTAAACGGAGTAAAGAGAGAATTCCTCCTGAGGGGAATAGTGAGACCCGAAGACATAGACTCTAATAACACTGTAACGAGCGACAAGATAGCGGACATGGAGATATTTTTTGAGGGCAGGGGCTATATCGTAAGAGGGGGTGAACCCGGATGGCTTGCAAAAATATTCGCTATATTGTTTCCCTTTTAA